One part of the Luteibacter yeojuensis genome encodes these proteins:
- a CDS encoding winged helix-turn-helix transcriptional regulator has translation MRKKRFDGMNCTIARALDQVGDWWTLLIVREATQGATRFDEFQSELGIARNILTSRLERLVELGIMERFPLENRANTDGYRLTRKGEDLYPLLVTLKQWGDRWVAPNGKPTTRLVTADSGHVIQKITVHGPDGKPLSFRDVRFVPGPGATANTLRVIESRNHKVLGEG, from the coding sequence ATGCGCAAGAAGCGCTTCGACGGCATGAACTGCACGATCGCCCGCGCGCTGGACCAGGTCGGCGACTGGTGGACCCTGCTCATCGTGCGCGAGGCCACGCAGGGCGCGACGCGTTTCGACGAGTTCCAGAGTGAGCTCGGCATCGCCCGCAACATCCTCACGTCGCGCCTGGAGCGCCTCGTCGAGCTGGGCATCATGGAACGGTTCCCGCTCGAGAATCGCGCGAACACCGACGGCTACCGGCTGACGCGCAAGGGCGAGGACCTCTATCCCCTGCTGGTCACCCTCAAGCAGTGGGGCGACCGGTGGGTCGCGCCGAACGGCAAGCCGACCACCCGGCTGGTCACGGCGGACTCGGGCCATGTCATCCAGAAGATCACCGTGCACGGTCCCGACGGTAAACCGCTCTCGTTCCGCGACGTGCGCTTCGTGCCAGGGCCTGGCGCGACGGCCAACACCTTGCGGGTGATCGAGAGCCGCAACCACAAGGTCCTCGGCGAGGGCTGA
- a CDS encoding MFS transporter, whose amino-acid sequence MDRRLLMLALGMFALGTDSFVVAGVLPELADHFHVGIGAAGQMTTAYALSYAILAPLIAALAAHVPRKRLLLGSLSIFVVANLLTAIAPTFWFAIAMRVLAGLGAAMFAPTATGTATMLVPAGRRGFALSVIIAGLTFATALGSPIGTVIGGLGDWRYTMVFVAALATVAALGVAMLLHDVPLPPQISLRERIAPLHDSRVALTLLTTLLGQTGNFIVYTYFAVIFDRVIGGSTAFLGVLLVLWGSAGTAMNLLAGRYIDRIGSRKVLLFMFTVLIADMALMPWASAWVTTGVVAIVVFGACAWGFQVPQQHRLVHLAPSSAPVVLGLNTAGTYFGVSTAGALGAAGLATVGAHHLGLLSSGFMALALVVAELAHRRIHALERRGSARADALACTS is encoded by the coding sequence ATGGATCGCCGGCTGTTGATGCTCGCCCTCGGCATGTTCGCGCTTGGCACCGACAGCTTCGTGGTCGCCGGCGTGTTGCCCGAACTGGCGGATCATTTCCATGTCGGTATCGGCGCTGCCGGCCAGATGACCACCGCGTATGCCTTGTCGTATGCGATCCTTGCCCCGCTCATTGCCGCCCTCGCGGCGCATGTGCCGCGCAAGCGCCTGCTGCTCGGAAGCCTTTCCATCTTCGTGGTGGCGAACCTGCTGACGGCGATCGCGCCCACGTTCTGGTTCGCCATCGCGATGCGTGTGCTGGCTGGTCTGGGCGCGGCCATGTTCGCCCCCACGGCGACGGGTACCGCGACCATGCTCGTTCCCGCCGGGCGCCGCGGCTTCGCGCTCTCGGTCATCATCGCCGGGCTGACCTTCGCCACGGCGCTGGGCTCGCCGATCGGTACCGTCATTGGCGGCCTCGGGGACTGGCGATACACGATGGTCTTCGTGGCCGCGCTCGCGACGGTTGCCGCCCTGGGCGTGGCCATGCTGTTGCACGATGTGCCACTGCCGCCGCAGATCAGCCTGCGCGAACGCATCGCGCCGTTGCATGACAGTCGCGTGGCGCTGACCCTGCTCACGACGCTGCTGGGGCAGACCGGCAATTTCATCGTCTACACGTACTTCGCCGTGATCTTCGATCGCGTGATCGGCGGCAGCACGGCGTTCCTCGGCGTTCTTCTCGTCCTTTGGGGATCGGCGGGCACGGCGATGAACCTGCTTGCCGGCCGCTATATCGACCGGATCGGCTCGCGGAAAGTGCTGCTCTTCATGTTCACGGTGCTTATCGCCGACATGGCGCTGATGCCGTGGGCAAGCGCATGGGTGACGACCGGCGTGGTCGCGATCGTGGTCTTCGGTGCCTGCGCGTGGGGATTCCAGGTACCGCAGCAGCACCGTCTCGTGCACCTCGCGCCATCGAGCGCGCCGGTGGTGCTGGGCCTCAATACCGCGGGCACGTACTTTGGCGTGTCGACCGCGGGTGCGCTGGGTGCGGCGGGTCTCGCCACCGTCGGCGCGCACCACCTCGGCCTGCTGTCATCGGGCTTCATGGCGCTGGCGCTGGTCGTCGCCGAACTGGCGCACCGGCGGATCCATGCGCTCGAGCGGCGCGGTTCCGCAAGGGCCGATGCGCTGGCCTGTACGTCCTGA
- the thiS gene encoding sulfur carrier protein ThiS — MLITLNGDARECASGTSVSALLDAAGYAGKRVAVEVNLEIVPRSAHATHLLAEGDRVEIVHAIGGG; from the coding sequence ATGCTGATAACGCTCAACGGTGATGCGCGCGAATGCGCGTCCGGCACTTCCGTGTCCGCCCTGCTCGACGCCGCCGGTTATGCCGGCAAGCGGGTGGCCGTGGAGGTGAACCTCGAGATCGTGCCGCGCAGCGCGCACGCGACGCACCTGCTCGCCGAGGGCGACCGGGTGGAGATCGTCCACGCCATCGGCGGCGGCTGA
- a CDS encoding thiazole synthase: MNHFDPAADDLLTVAGRTFHSRLLTGTGKYKDFDETRRATDAAGAQIVTLAIRRVNIGQDASQPNLLDALPPERYTLLPNTAGCYTADDAVRTCRLARELLDGHNLVKLEVLGDERTLYPDVVQTLVAAEKLVADGFDVMVYTSDDPILARRLEEIGCAAIMPLAAPIGSGLGIQNRYNLLEIVENAKVPVIVDAGVGTASDAAIAMELGCDGVLMNTAIAGAKDPVLMAHAMKLAVEAGRAAFRAGRIPRKRFASASSPVDGLVG; encoded by the coding sequence ATGAACCACTTCGATCCCGCCGCCGACGACCTCCTCACCGTCGCCGGCCGCACGTTCCATTCGCGCCTGCTCACCGGCACCGGCAAGTACAAGGATTTCGACGAGACCCGTCGCGCCACCGACGCGGCCGGCGCACAGATCGTGACCCTCGCCATCCGCCGCGTGAACATCGGGCAGGACGCCAGCCAGCCGAACCTGCTCGATGCGCTGCCGCCCGAGCGATACACCCTGCTGCCGAACACGGCCGGTTGCTACACCGCCGACGACGCCGTGCGCACCTGCCGCCTCGCCCGCGAACTGCTCGACGGCCACAACCTCGTGAAGCTGGAAGTACTGGGCGACGAGCGCACGCTTTACCCGGACGTGGTGCAGACCCTCGTCGCGGCCGAGAAGCTCGTGGCCGACGGCTTCGACGTCATGGTCTACACCTCCGACGACCCGATCCTGGCCCGCCGCCTGGAGGAGATCGGCTGTGCCGCGATCATGCCGCTGGCCGCGCCGATCGGTTCGGGCCTGGGCATCCAGAACCGCTACAACCTGCTCGAGATCGTCGAGAACGCGAAGGTGCCGGTCATCGTCGACGCAGGCGTGGGTACCGCCTCGGACGCCGCCATCGCCATGGAACTCGGCTGCGACGGCGTGCTGATGAACACGGCCATCGCGGGCGCGAAGGATCCCGTGCTGATGGCGCATGCGATGAAGCTGGCCGTCGAAGCGGGCCGCGCGGCGTTCCGCGCCGGCCGCATCCCGCGCAAACGCTTCGCCTCGGCCTCGAGCCCGGTCGACGGGCTGGTCGGCTGA
- the trmB gene encoding tRNA (guanosine(46)-N7)-methyltransferase TrmB encodes MAHDNDKAGDAPLHRRIRSFVLREGRMTPAQQRAFDEHWERFGLDYTGTERDLDATFGRTAPRVLEIGFGNGEALAWASEHDLARDYIGVEVHGPGVGRLMNALAAREATNVRLYKHDAVEVLEHEIPPGSLSEVRIWFPDPWHKKRHNKRRLVQPAFVDLLASRMAPGGLLHLATDWEAYAEHMRETMEAAPGWRNRVGPGQSAERPAWRIETHFERRGTRLGHGVWDFLYEWHGA; translated from the coding sequence ATGGCCCACGACAACGACAAGGCCGGAGACGCCCCGCTGCACCGCCGCATCCGCAGCTTCGTGCTGCGCGAGGGCCGGATGACCCCGGCCCAGCAACGCGCGTTCGACGAGCACTGGGAACGTTTCGGGCTCGACTACACCGGCACCGAACGCGACCTGGACGCCACCTTCGGCCGCACCGCGCCGCGCGTGCTCGAGATCGGCTTCGGAAACGGCGAGGCGCTGGCCTGGGCCAGCGAGCACGACCTCGCGCGCGACTACATCGGCGTGGAAGTGCACGGCCCGGGCGTCGGCCGCCTCATGAATGCCCTGGCCGCGCGCGAGGCGACGAACGTGCGCCTCTACAAGCACGATGCCGTGGAGGTCCTCGAGCATGAGATACCGCCGGGCAGCCTGTCGGAGGTCCGCATCTGGTTCCCGGACCCCTGGCACAAGAAACGGCACAACAAGCGCCGCCTGGTCCAGCCGGCCTTCGTCGACCTGCTTGCCTCGCGGATGGCGCCGGGCGGCCTGCTCCACCTCGCCACGGACTGGGAGGCCTACGCCGAGCACATGCGCGAGACGATGGAGGCGGCGCCGGGATGGCGCAATCGCGTGGGCCCGGGCCAGTCGGCCGAGCGCCCCGCGTGGCGGATCGAAACCCACTTCGAGCGTCGCGGCACGCGGCTCGGCCATGGCGTCTGGGATTTCCTCTACGAGTGGCACGGCGCCTGA
- a CDS encoding SLC13 family permease yields the protein MILVLGLVGFTMLMLVLEWIRADMVALLVVVTIGLTGLIPGDQVFNGFAGNAVIAIIAIMIMGAGLDRAGVLNLTAAFVMRMARGMESRLGVVVNSVTSLFSAVIPSQALAALMIPVTSRLSARTGVPMSRLLLPMAFCILTATNTTLIANSPLIVLNDLIASANSNLPPGAHTIPKFGLFSVTPVGLVLAVAGVAFFYLFTRKLLPEREDDRLKVTPGRTESYFADTYGIVGETAELTVTAESPLVGMSIGEVEQLHGAPLILAIKNGNESRVAPPSDQMIWVGTVLGVLAPRDAIMSFANNQLCRVSMRMRQLGEQFNTTRAGISEAVIPPSSRFIKQSVGDLRLRKRFGISVLAVNRGDEVFREDVRAVTLRAGDTLVLHSKWRDLMLAEEDRDIVVVTDIPKEEQRPGKIWQAVGFFVLAKCLALFTHLDLSVAMMTGAVGMLLTGVLNMDEAYKAINWKTIFVTACLIPLGWSMDSTGTASWIAQEVLQVLGHAPQWTLQLSIAVLTLIFSQVMSNVGATVMMVPIAISVAVTTGGNPSAYALIVAVSSSNTFLLPSGHAALMMVAGPGGYRSRDFLRVGLPLTILILTLTLVTINLMYR from the coding sequence ATGATCCTCGTGCTGGGCCTGGTGGGCTTCACCATGCTCATGCTCGTTCTGGAGTGGATCCGGGCCGACATGGTCGCCCTGCTCGTCGTGGTCACGATCGGCCTCACCGGCCTGATCCCCGGCGACCAGGTGTTCAACGGTTTCGCCGGCAACGCCGTCATCGCGATCATCGCCATCATGATCATGGGCGCCGGCCTCGATCGCGCCGGCGTGCTCAACCTCACCGCCGCCTTCGTCATGCGCATGGCCCGCGGCATGGAATCGCGCCTGGGCGTGGTCGTGAACAGCGTCACCAGCCTCTTCAGCGCGGTGATCCCCAGCCAGGCGCTGGCCGCGTTGATGATCCCCGTGACCAGCCGCCTGTCGGCCCGCACCGGCGTGCCGATGTCGCGCCTGCTGCTGCCGATGGCCTTCTGCATCCTCACGGCGACCAACACCACGCTGATCGCCAACTCGCCGCTGATCGTCCTCAACGACCTGATCGCCAGCGCGAACAGCAACCTGCCCCCGGGCGCGCACACGATCCCGAAGTTCGGCCTTTTCAGCGTCACGCCGGTCGGCCTCGTGCTGGCCGTCGCGGGCGTGGCCTTCTTCTACCTGTTCACCCGCAAGCTGTTGCCCGAGCGCGAGGACGACCGCCTCAAGGTCACCCCGGGTCGTACCGAGAGCTACTTCGCCGACACGTACGGCATCGTGGGCGAGACGGCCGAGCTGACGGTCACCGCGGAAAGCCCGCTGGTGGGCATGAGCATCGGCGAGGTGGAGCAGCTGCACGGCGCCCCGCTCATCCTGGCGATCAAGAACGGCAACGAGAGCCGCGTGGCTCCCCCTTCGGACCAGATGATCTGGGTCGGCACGGTGCTCGGCGTGCTCGCGCCGCGCGACGCGATCATGTCCTTCGCGAACAATCAGCTGTGCCGCGTATCGATGCGCATGCGCCAGCTGGGCGAGCAGTTCAACACGACGCGCGCGGGTATTTCCGAGGCGGTGATACCGCCGAGTTCGCGCTTCATAAAGCAGAGCGTGGGCGACCTGCGCCTGCGCAAGCGCTTCGGCATTTCCGTGCTGGCGGTGAACCGCGGCGACGAAGTGTTCCGCGAAGACGTGCGCGCGGTGACCCTGCGCGCCGGCGACACCCTCGTGCTGCACAGCAAGTGGCGCGACCTCATGCTGGCGGAGGAGGATCGCGACATCGTCGTGGTCACCGACATCCCCAAGGAAGAACAGCGCCCCGGCAAGATCTGGCAGGCCGTGGGCTTCTTCGTGCTGGCGAAGTGCCTCGCCCTCTTCACCCACCTCGACCTCTCGGTGGCGATGATGACGGGCGCCGTAGGCATGCTGCTCACCGGCGTGCTGAACATGGACGAGGCCTATAAGGCCATCAACTGGAAGACCATCTTCGTCACCGCCTGCCTCATTCCGCTGGGCTGGTCGATGGATTCGACCGGCACCGCCTCGTGGATCGCGCAGGAAGTGCTTCAGGTCCTCGGCCATGCGCCGCAATGGACACTGCAGCTGTCGATCGCGGTGCTCACGCTGATCTTCTCGCAGGTGATGTCGAACGTGGGCGCCACGGTGATGATGGTGCCCATCGCGATCAGCGTCGCCGTCACCACCGGCGGCAATCCGTCGGCTTATGCGCTGATCGTGGCGGTCTCGTCGTCCAACACCTTCCTGCTGCCCTCGGGGCATGCGGCATTGATGATGGTGGCCGGTCCCGGCGGCTACCGCTCCCGGGATTTCCTGCGCGTGGGGCTGCCACTGACGATCCTGATCCTGACGTTGACCTTGGTCACGATCAATTTGATGTACCGCTGA
- a CDS encoding Rieske (2Fe-2S) protein, which translates to MTPITESPSLCLLADIPDGNAIEVEALVNGEVESLLVYRHGDEARAYFNVCPHAGRRLDYVPGKFLVRGGQIICAAHGATFTAESGDCTAGPCRGDRLRGVPVAVADGIVRLA; encoded by the coding sequence ATGACGCCCATCACCGAATCGCCCTCTCTCTGCCTGCTGGCGGATATCCCCGACGGCAACGCCATCGAAGTCGAAGCCCTGGTCAACGGGGAGGTGGAGTCGCTGCTGGTCTACCGCCACGGAGACGAGGCCCGGGCCTACTTCAATGTCTGCCCGCATGCGGGGCGGCGACTGGATTACGTCCCCGGCAAGTTCCTGGTCCGTGGCGGGCAGATCATCTGCGCGGCCCACGGGGCCACCTTCACGGCCGAGAGCGGCGATTGCACGGCCGGGCCTTGTCGTGGCGACAGGTTGCGTGGTGTGCCGGTGGCGGTGGCCGACGGAATTGTGCGGCTCGCTTGA
- a CDS encoding methylated-DNA--[protein]-cysteine S-methyltransferase: MNSQACAMRPAADDALERVRAALERGDGATDLASLATIAGLSPTHLQRAFRRRYGVSPAEYARARRFGQLREALREGAAVTDAVYEAGFGSGSRVYEESDRRLGMTPASYRAGGAGASIRYTTTNTPLGQLLVATTAKGICSVTLGEGDEELEARLAAEFPLARRARVDEGREEWLDAVIGRVAHELGWSDRGAPAMPPIDIAATAFQWRVWDALTRIPRGETLSYGELAAKLGVPKAARAIGRACGSNKLALLVPCHRIIREDGSLGGWRWGLDIKQQLLATERAMKAAQG, translated from the coding sequence ATGAATTCCCAGGCTTGCGCCATGCGTCCCGCTGCCGACGATGCCCTTGAACGCGTGCGTGCCGCCCTCGAGCGCGGCGACGGCGCCACCGACCTCGCCAGCCTCGCCACCATCGCGGGATTGAGCCCGACGCACCTCCAGCGGGCGTTCCGCCGCCGCTACGGCGTGAGCCCGGCCGAATACGCCCGTGCCCGCCGCTTCGGGCAGCTGCGCGAAGCCCTGCGCGAAGGTGCCGCCGTGACCGACGCGGTATATGAAGCCGGTTTCGGCTCCGGCAGCCGGGTCTACGAGGAAAGCGACCGCCGGCTCGGCATGACGCCGGCCAGCTATCGCGCCGGGGGCGCGGGTGCGTCGATCCGCTACACCACCACGAATACCCCATTGGGCCAGTTGCTCGTCGCCACCACGGCGAAGGGCATCTGTTCGGTCACCCTCGGGGAGGGCGACGAGGAACTCGAGGCCCGCCTCGCCGCGGAGTTCCCCCTCGCCAGGCGCGCGCGCGTGGATGAGGGACGCGAGGAGTGGCTCGATGCCGTGATCGGCCGGGTCGCCCACGAGCTGGGCTGGAGCGACCGCGGCGCGCCGGCCATGCCGCCGATCGACATCGCCGCCACGGCCTTCCAGTGGCGCGTCTGGGACGCCCTCACGCGCATCCCGCGCGGCGAGACGCTGAGTTACGGCGAGCTGGCCGCGAAGCTGGGCGTACCCAAGGCCGCGCGCGCGATCGGCCGCGCGTGCGGCAGCAACAAGCTGGCCTTGCTGGTGCCTTGCCACCGGATCATCCGCGAAGACGGAAGCCTCGGTGGATGGCGCTGGGGCCTGGATATCAAGCAGCAGCTGCTCGCCACCGAACGTGCCATGAAAGCCGCTCAAGGCTGA
- the yedA gene encoding drug/metabolite exporter YedA: MSDAACTNASSASPVADQRWMVPLSLFALYVIWGSTYLGIRYALVSYPPFTLAAIRFAIAGVLLFAVLRFRGEAMPTARQWKNAAIVGTLLLAGGNGLVCFAEQSVGSGIAAVAVASMPLFAAVFSGIYGEWPSRGETAGLLLGFLGVIVLNLGAGLAGSPLGAIALIVAAMSWAFGSVWSKRQDMPKGPMNTAAQMLCASVSLAIIAFLHGERVPAHPEAGATAALAYLVVFGSIIAFSAYLYVLKTVRPALATSYAYVNPPVAVLFGVALAGEHVGGFDLAGMAIILIGVGIITMMRVRKT; encoded by the coding sequence ATGTCAGACGCCGCCTGTACGAACGCATCCTCCGCCTCTCCCGTCGCCGACCAGCGCTGGATGGTGCCGCTGTCCCTGTTCGCCCTGTACGTCATATGGGGCTCGACTTACCTGGGCATCCGCTATGCGCTGGTGAGCTATCCGCCCTTCACGCTGGCCGCGATCCGCTTCGCCATCGCCGGCGTGCTGCTGTTCGCCGTGCTGCGCTTCCGCGGCGAAGCCATGCCAACCGCGCGGCAGTGGAAGAACGCCGCCATCGTGGGCACGCTGCTCCTGGCTGGCGGCAACGGTCTGGTCTGCTTCGCCGAGCAGTCGGTGGGTTCGGGCATCGCCGCCGTGGCGGTGGCCAGCATGCCGCTGTTCGCGGCCGTGTTCAGCGGCATCTACGGCGAATGGCCTTCGCGCGGCGAAACCGCAGGCCTCCTGCTCGGCTTCCTCGGCGTGATCGTGCTCAACCTCGGCGCGGGCCTGGCCGGTTCGCCGCTGGGCGCCATCGCACTGATCGTCGCGGCGATGTCGTGGGCCTTCGGCTCCGTGTGGTCGAAACGGCAGGACATGCCCAAGGGCCCGATGAATACCGCTGCCCAGATGCTTTGCGCCAGCGTCTCGCTGGCGATCATCGCGTTCCTGCACGGCGAACGCGTTCCAGCCCACCCGGAAGCCGGCGCCACCGCCGCCCTCGCCTACCTCGTGGTGTTCGGCTCCATCATCGCCTTCAGCGCGTACCTCTACGTGCTGAAGACCGTGCGCCCCGCCCTCGCCACCAGCTATGCCTACGTCAATCCGCCGGTGGCGGTGCTGTTCGGTGTGGCTCTTGCCGGCGAGCATGTGGGCGGTTTCGATCTTGCCGGCATGGCGATCATCCTGATCGGCGTCGGCATCATCACCATGATGCGTGTGCGGAAGACTTGA
- a CDS encoding YkgB family protein, with translation MNALLQIISKSGLLKKDLDYHMLRAAMVVIFAWFGYDKWFESEIMAIAPLIAHGPLISWTIPALGIRGTSILLGTAEWTFGSLLLLGFWNKKLGVLGALGSTATFISTLTILPFVPDGWDPGAGGFPAMSINAAFLLKDLVLLAVSLYLLRQDVVRSLDSPRKLGATS, from the coding sequence ATGAATGCGCTACTGCAGATCATTTCGAAATCCGGCTTGCTGAAAAAGGACCTGGACTACCACATGCTGCGCGCCGCGATGGTCGTCATCTTCGCGTGGTTTGGCTACGACAAATGGTTCGAGTCCGAGATCATGGCCATCGCGCCACTCATCGCGCATGGGCCATTGATTTCCTGGACAATCCCGGCCTTGGGTATTCGCGGCACGTCGATTCTGCTTGGTACTGCCGAATGGACCTTTGGCTCGTTGTTGTTGCTCGGCTTCTGGAACAAAAAGCTGGGCGTGCTGGGAGCTCTCGGGTCGACCGCCACCTTCATTTCCACCCTGACAATCCTTCCTTTCGTGCCGGACGGCTGGGATCCAGGCGCAGGCGGATTCCCTGCGATGTCCATAAATGCCGCGTTCCTGCTGAAGGACCTCGTGCTATTGGCGGTCTCCCTGTATTTGCTCAGGCAGGATGTAGTCCGGAGCTTGGACAGTCCACGCAAACTCGGTGCCACGTCGTAG
- a CDS encoding GDSL-type esterase/lipase family protein codes for MFEKLACAPGVVRAALIAVLFACTAQSEAYADGLPWIGTWTAAPAPETSVTNPSLPSFVDQTLRQYVFTSIGGSAARLHFSNQYGSTPLELSHVRIAQADESGNVIPGTDVPVTFDGAGSTVIPAGATALSDAIDVVVPANGYMAISAYFPGPAPVGSYTTHVFTEQYMELVQGDHSDEQSLANPSYPSQYFFLTGMDVQNEAALGSVVTIGASITDGFNSTVGANHRWSNYLSRRLAESGTIVGVMNQGLAGGTLTRDNGEIYGEGTLNRYERDVLNQPGVRWVIHTEFNDLEQNNLAQLIAAEKTMIKSAQDRQISYLCSTFPPVNASGAYEATRQGLNAFLRSGTSGCDGLVDQDAALRDPSNPAVLAPAYFGTADGVHPNDAGYQAIADAIDIEIFHAPTRLPPDLPATACDSGWSNGQTIADGTEIRSCNGRYLLGLQGDGNFVLYDGGVPAWATVTTLGKSIAVAQMQPTGNLMLFDVTGRPVWASNTDGHAGAILRLQDDSGLNIFDASGRTLWSGRWPASVLPAR; via the coding sequence ATGTTCGAGAAACTCGCATGCGCACCCGGTGTCGTCAGGGCTGCTCTGATTGCCGTGTTGTTCGCCTGCACTGCGCAGAGCGAAGCGTACGCGGATGGGCTGCCGTGGATTGGCACATGGACGGCCGCGCCCGCTCCCGAAACCTCCGTTACGAATCCCTCACTGCCCAGCTTCGTCGATCAGACATTGAGGCAGTACGTGTTCACCTCGATAGGAGGGAGTGCCGCGCGGCTCCACTTCTCCAATCAGTACGGGTCAACACCTCTTGAGCTTTCTCACGTACGTATCGCGCAGGCGGATGAATCCGGCAATGTCATACCGGGTACGGATGTACCTGTGACCTTCGATGGCGCCGGCAGCACGGTCATTCCAGCGGGCGCGACGGCCCTTAGCGATGCAATCGACGTGGTCGTTCCAGCCAATGGTTACATGGCCATCAGTGCCTACTTCCCGGGACCCGCACCGGTGGGATCGTATACGACCCACGTGTTCACCGAGCAATACATGGAACTGGTACAAGGCGACCACAGCGATGAACAATCGTTGGCGAACCCGTCGTATCCGTCACAGTACTTCTTTCTGACGGGGATGGATGTTCAGAACGAAGCAGCGCTGGGCAGCGTGGTGACCATCGGGGCCTCGATAACGGATGGGTTCAACTCGACTGTCGGAGCCAATCATCGTTGGTCGAACTATCTCTCGCGGCGTCTGGCAGAGAGCGGGACCATCGTGGGCGTGATGAATCAAGGCCTCGCCGGAGGCACGCTCACACGAGATAACGGAGAAATCTATGGGGAAGGCACTCTCAATAGATATGAGCGCGACGTCCTGAACCAACCCGGTGTTCGATGGGTCATCCATACTGAATTCAACGATCTCGAACAGAACAATCTGGCGCAGCTCATTGCGGCTGAGAAGACGATGATCAAGAGCGCCCAGGATCGGCAGATCAGTTATCTCTGTTCGACCTTTCCGCCGGTCAATGCCAGCGGCGCCTATGAGGCGACACGCCAAGGATTGAATGCGTTCCTGCGATCCGGAACAAGCGGTTGCGATGGTTTGGTTGACCAGGATGCCGCGCTGCGGGATCCATCAAACCCAGCCGTCCTGGCCCCGGCATATTTTGGCACGGCGGATGGCGTCCATCCGAACGATGCTGGCTATCAAGCCATCGCGGACGCCATTGACATAGAAATTTTCCACGCCCCGACGCGCCTTCCACCGGATCTGCCAGCGACCGCTTGTGATTCCGGATGGAGTAACGGCCAGACCATCGCGGATGGAACCGAGATACGCTCCTGTAACGGTCGCTACCTTCTTGGACTACAGGGCGATGGGAACTTCGTACTGTACGACGGTGGAGTGCCCGCGTGGGCCACTGTGACGACGCTCGGTAAGTCCATCGCTGTTGCGCAGATGCAGCCCACCGGCAATCTCATGCTCTTTGACGTCACGGGGCGGCCCGTCTGGGCGTCCAACACGGATGGTCATGCGGGAGCGATCTTGCGCTTGCAGGACGATTCGGGTCTGAACATCTTCGATGCCAGCGGACGAACGCTCTGGTCGGGCCGGTGGCCGGCGAGCGTTCTTCCCGCTCGCTAA
- a CDS encoding response regulator: MVDRIIRILIVDDHPMMREGLRSTLERERDMKVVGEASDGGDAIDQFRALRPTVTLIDLQMSPVDGVQAIAKIHEDFPEAPLIVLTTYPGDARVSRALRTGAMSYLLKTASSDEVVRTVRFAADGKKVVTPEVMEDISAHQGLEGLTPREVLVLRLVAQGMSNRVIGDHLRVSEDTIKTRMKSIMGKLDARDRAHAVTIAIRRGFLDPQ, encoded by the coding sequence ATGGTGGACCGCATCATTCGTATCCTGATCGTCGATGACCATCCCATGATGCGGGAAGGCCTTCGCTCGACGCTGGAGCGGGAACGCGACATGAAAGTCGTGGGTGAGGCTTCGGACGGGGGCGATGCGATCGACCAGTTCCGGGCACTGCGCCCGACGGTCACGTTGATCGACCTGCAGATGTCGCCCGTGGACGGGGTTCAGGCCATCGCGAAGATCCACGAGGACTTCCCCGAGGCACCACTCATCGTGCTGACAACGTATCCTGGCGATGCACGCGTATCCCGCGCCTTACGTACCGGAGCGATGTCTTATCTGTTGAAGACGGCCTCGAGTGACGAGGTCGTTCGTACCGTGCGTTTCGCTGCCGATGGGAAGAAGGTGGTCACACCTGAGGTCATGGAGGACATCAGCGCGCATCAGGGACTGGAAGGTCTGACACCCCGCGAAGTGTTGGTGCTGCGCCTGGTTGCCCAGGGGATGTCCAACCGAGTCATCGGAGATCACCTGAGGGTATCCGAGGATACGATCAAGACGCGGATGAAAAGCATCATGGGTAAGTTGGACGCACGTGATCGGGCGCACGCCGTAACTATTGCCATCCGGCGCGGGTTTCTCGATCCGCAATAA